In Dehalococcoidia bacterium, a single genomic region encodes these proteins:
- a CDS encoding Rieske 2Fe-2S domain-containing protein, producing MEKKMLTHEANDRYTRVGPGTPMGELMRRYWHPVAAVSQMNDKWTMKVRLLGEDLILYKDRSGSYGLIEPHCAHRRMNMIYGIPEQEGIRCPYHGWLYDQTGQCTEQPYEETEDPEARFKDKIQMKAYPVEVKAGLVFAYLGPQP from the coding sequence ATGGAGAAAAAGATGCTGACACATGAAGCAAACGATCGATATACGCGAGTTGGACCGGGCACACCAATGGGAGAGTTGATGCGTCGGTACTGGCATCCAGTTGCTGCGGTATCACAGATGAATGATAAATGGACTATGAAGGTCAGGCTTTTGGGAGAAGACCTCATTCTCTACAAAGACCGTTCAGGTTCCTATGGTCTAATCGAGCCTCATTGTGCGCATCGTCGCATGAATATGATTTACGGAATACCAGAGCAGGAAGGTATCCGTTGCCCATACCATGGCTGGTTATACGATCAAACTGGTCAGTGCACAGAGCAGCCTTATGAAGAGACAGAAGATCCGGAGGCTCGATTCAAAGACAAAATCCAGATGAAGGCATACCCGGTAGAAGTAAAAGCAGGCTTGGTATTTGCATACCTTGGACCACAGCCTG
- a CDS encoding Rieske 2Fe-2S domain-containing protein has translation MLSSEDTDLLCRVGADTPMGKMMRQYWLPFGYSWEYEENDQPQRIRLLGEDLIVWRSSEGELAVTQPNCPHRGVNFFYGRNEESGIRCAYHGWKFDISGQCIEMPNEPAESNFKYKVKIKSYRCADFGGVAWVYMGADQLHLPQIPQFEWGLLPEENVNHAQKIVYECNWMQALEGELDSTHVYFLHRRLDPSDSPRFGLYHNDMRAKFHIVDKEYGFTYGAERTELDGNTYWRTTQFLFPFYGMFPAQDGVVPLSIYVPIDDYHTLHMGIWWKPSGRMDGTRRPSALLADEIGALSPGVGPMKDEQHGKFFSHWWPKAALDSDFLVNARAKKTKNMTGIPTVRLQDSAVIHSMGPIMDRTKEHLGTTDASIIRARRSLIRAAVAFEKEGKMPPGSENPEMYFVRSCATILEPNLKWEDALEDWHNCKTNEFPRLLSESNRAFEERILPSQ, from the coding sequence ATGCTTTCTTCTGAAGATACAGATTTGCTTTGCCGTGTTGGTGCAGATACTCCCATGGGGAAAATGATGAGGCAGTATTGGTTGCCTTTTGGCTATTCCTGGGAGTATGAGGAAAACGATCAGCCTCAACGTATACGACTACTTGGAGAAGATCTCATTGTTTGGAGATCCTCTGAAGGCGAGTTGGCTGTCACTCAACCTAATTGCCCCCATCGAGGAGTGAATTTCTTTTACGGGCGTAATGAAGAATCAGGTATACGCTGTGCATATCATGGCTGGAAATTTGATATATCAGGGCAATGTATTGAGATGCCTAATGAACCGGCTGAAAGTAATTTTAAGTACAAAGTAAAAATTAAGTCGTATAGATGTGCTGATTTTGGTGGCGTAGCTTGGGTATATATGGGCGCTGACCAACTGCACTTGCCACAAATTCCACAATTTGAATGGGGCTTGCTCCCTGAAGAAAACGTCAATCATGCTCAGAAAATTGTTTATGAATGCAATTGGATGCAGGCTTTGGAAGGTGAACTAGATTCTACTCACGTCTATTTTTTACATAGGCGTTTAGATCCATCTGATTCGCCTCGCTTTGGTTTATACCACAATGACATGAGAGCTAAATTCCATATCGTTGATAAAGAATACGGCTTTACTTACGGTGCAGAACGTACGGAACTTGACGGAAACACATACTGGCGTACTACGCAATTCCTTTTTCCATTCTATGGAATGTTTCCTGCTCAGGATGGTGTTGTTCCTCTATCAATTTATGTGCCAATTGATGATTATCACACCCTACACATGGGAATTTGGTGGAAGCCATCAGGCCGTATGGATGGTACTCGCAGACCATCAGCATTACTTGCAGACGAAATTGGGGCTTTATCTCCAGGGGTGGGTCCAATGAAGGACGAGCAACATGGAAAATTTTTTTCTCACTGGTGGCCTAAAGCAGCACTAGATTCAGATTTTCTTGTCAATGCCCGAGCAAAGAAAACTAAGAATATGACAGGCATACCTACGGTACGTTTACAAGATTCTGCCGTTATTCATAGTATGGGCCCTATTATGGATCGTACAAAAGAGCATTTAGGGACCACGGATGCAAGCATTATTAGAGCACGTAGAAGTTTGATCCGTGCTGCGGTTGCTTTTGAAAAGGAAGGCAAAATGCCGCCAGGTTCTGAAAATCCCGAAATGTACTTTGTGCGTTCATGTGCAACAATTCTTGAGCCTAATTTAAAATGGGAAGATGCTCTTGAGGATTGGCACAATTGCAAGACTAACGAATTTCCCAGATTGCTTTCAGAATCTAACAGGGCTTTTGAAGAAAGAATCTTACCTAGCCAGTAA
- a CDS encoding dienelactone hydrolase family protein, translating to MEIVEKISASGMRIWYALPESELSAPLMVMLHERYGPVEHSFNVIKRMASYGYVACFADLFHRYQGERGPLERSEARYDPTDIQTITDIDETIDFMKQNSFVDNTKIGIVGFCQSGRTPLVYSAAGRKVSAVAIFHGGVYPRDYEPTFEGQEGIGTVLTRLDCPLLACFGENDRLVPLENIKKLRDSLNTLNKQATLKVFANTPHGWMNETRPDEYQHDTSERSWAILSDYFQQIFSGESDAVAEVDFEADAEINFSF from the coding sequence ATGGAAATCGTTGAAAAAATATCTGCTTCTGGAATGCGAATCTGGTATGCACTTCCTGAATCGGAGCTTTCAGCTCCTTTGATGGTAATGCTCCATGAACGATATGGGCCTGTAGAGCATAGCTTCAATGTAATCAAGCGAATGGCGTCCTATGGCTACGTCGCTTGCTTTGCTGATTTATTCCACAGATATCAAGGGGAAAGAGGACCGCTTGAACGTTCTGAGGCTCGCTACGACCCTACCGATATTCAAACAATCACTGACATTGACGAAACAATTGACTTCATGAAGCAAAATTCATTTGTAGATAATACAAAAATTGGGATAGTTGGGTTCTGTCAAAGCGGTAGAACACCGCTAGTGTACTCAGCTGCAGGGCGCAAAGTATCTGCAGTAGCTATTTTCCATGGTGGCGTCTATCCCCGTGATTACGAGCCGACTTTCGAGGGCCAAGAAGGGATTGGGACTGTGTTAACACGGCTTGATTGCCCTTTACTTGCATGTTTCGGAGAAAATGACAGGCTCGTTCCTTTGGAGAATATAAAAAAGCTACGCGATTCATTAAATACTCTAAACAAGCAAGCTACTTTAAAAGTATTTGCCAATACTCCTCATGGCTGGATGAATGAAACCAGACCAGACGAATACCAACACGATACATCTGAGCGGTCATGGGCAATACTTAGTGATTATTTTCAGCAGATATTCTCTGGTGAAAGTGATGCGGTAGCTGAAGTTGATTTTGAAGCTGATGCGGAAATCAACTTCAGCTTTTAA
- a CDS encoding SDR family oxidoreductase: protein MSELEGKIIAITGAARGMGRAFTRSFLERGAKVVAMDISWEPTGFSGDSDKEFLSELESRPDDVIVATVDVTNDGQIDDAYARTIEKWGTCDALMNDAAMRQRILFPPTGRTTTLETSDEDWERMFAVNVFGALKVTRRFVQPMLEKQSGSIMSVISSGALHHSYGGAYHALRPNSREMPYQSTKAALLTMMFYMADEIRDQNVAVNLLVPGHTRTTGFDEQNIARREMGMANRNAPPPMRPEHIVPLALFLASQDAKSGVTGKCFDTLTWNIEHGLGGPSEWEDLEGFAVSENPSLAR from the coding sequence ATGTCTGAATTAGAAGGAAAAATAATCGCGATTACTGGTGCTGCAAGAGGAATGGGAAGAGCATTTACTCGTTCTTTTCTTGAAAGAGGAGCAAAAGTCGTTGCTATGGATATTTCCTGGGAGCCTACAGGATTTTCTGGAGATAGCGACAAGGAATTCCTCAGCGAATTAGAGTCACGACCTGATGATGTGATAGTAGCAACTGTGGACGTGACAAATGATGGGCAAATAGATGATGCATATGCAAGGACCATAGAGAAATGGGGAACATGCGATGCGTTGATGAATGATGCTGCAATGCGCCAGCGAATTTTATTTCCTCCGACCGGTAGAACAACTACTCTTGAAACCAGTGATGAGGATTGGGAACGAATGTTTGCAGTCAACGTTTTTGGAGCGTTGAAAGTGACACGTAGATTCGTACAGCCCATGCTAGAAAAACAGAGCGGAAGCATCATGTCTGTAATTAGCAGCGGAGCACTCCACCATTCTTATGGAGGGGCCTACCACGCCCTGCGTCCTAATAGCAGGGAAATGCCTTATCAATCTACCAAAGCTGCACTTTTGACAATGATGTTTTATATGGCAGACGAGATTAGAGATCAAAATGTTGCTGTAAACCTGCTTGTTCCTGGCCACACCAGAACCACGGGATTTGATGAACAGAACATCGCTCGTCGTGAGATGGGTATGGCAAACCGCAATGCGCCACCTCCAATGAGGCCTGAACATATTGTGCCTTTGGCTCTATTTTTGGCATCTCAAGATGCTAAAAGTGGGGTCACAGGTAAATGCTTTGATACTCTTACCTGGAATATTGAGCATGGATTAGGTGGGCCTAGCGAATGGGAAGACTTGGAAGGATTTGCCGTATCAGAAAATCCTTCTTTAGCTAGATAG
- a CDS encoding amidohydrolase, with protein MVTEIATKVIDADAHVVETTRTWDYIEPSDQKFRPVLYQANDGTIAWKVGDLIRPTSFNLNKQQLSELSKKQGFDLNLSPEGRDLDDVGARLKDMDRMGVDTQIIFNSFWITKFTDDPRAEIAICRGWNRWMADAYKQSNDRLPWTCVVPVMSIPEALEELRYARANGSVGVMMRSIEGEHSLVDPHFYPLYEEAQKLDMCIAVHVSNGNPLVVSGMKSAHDRASSFYSLRVPTVGSSLVVMMSDIPEYFPKLRWGFIEVSSQWVPWVVKEVRRRERKLNRTMPEDLLKGLNVFVSCESDDDLPYVLSYAGEDNIVIGTDYGHTDISGENDAINTFRQRNDVSEEVKRKILFDNPKRLYGL; from the coding sequence ATGGTCACTGAAATCGCGACTAAAGTAATAGATGCAGACGCGCATGTTGTAGAAACGACTCGTACTTGGGATTACATTGAACCTTCGGATCAAAAATTCCGCCCCGTTTTGTATCAGGCAAATGATGGGACTATTGCCTGGAAAGTTGGTGACTTAATTAGACCAACTAGTTTTAACTTGAATAAGCAACAGTTATCAGAGCTTTCGAAAAAGCAAGGATTTGATTTAAATCTTTCCCCGGAAGGAAGAGATTTAGATGATGTAGGAGCACGCCTTAAAGATATGGACAGGATGGGTGTAGATACCCAAATAATATTTAACAGCTTTTGGATCACAAAATTTACTGATGATCCTCGTGCAGAGATAGCAATTTGTAGAGGTTGGAACAGATGGATGGCAGATGCCTATAAGCAGTCAAATGATCGACTGCCTTGGACCTGTGTCGTACCAGTCATGTCAATTCCAGAGGCTCTTGAAGAATTACGTTATGCTCGTGCCAACGGCTCTGTAGGTGTGATGATGAGATCTATTGAAGGAGAGCACTCATTGGTAGATCCTCACTTTTACCCCCTATACGAGGAAGCCCAGAAATTAGACATGTGTATTGCAGTACACGTTTCCAATGGTAATCCATTGGTAGTTAGTGGAATGAAATCTGCACACGATCGCGCATCTAGCTTTTATTCGCTTCGAGTACCTACTGTAGGTTCGTCGCTGGTTGTGATGATGAGCGACATACCAGAGTATTTCCCTAAACTAAGGTGGGGTTTTATAGAAGTTTCTTCGCAATGGGTCCCTTGGGTTGTTAAAGAAGTGAGGAGAAGAGAACGAAAACTAAATCGAACTATGCCTGAAGACCTACTGAAAGGGTTAAATGTTTTTGTTTCCTGTGAGTCCGACGATGATCTACCGTATGTACTTTCTTATGCTGGAGAAGACAATATTGTTATTGGGACTGATTACGGGCACACGGATATCTCTGGTGAAAACGACGCCATCAATACTTTTAGGCAACGAAATGATGTAAGTGAAGAAGTCAAAAGAAAAATCCTTTTTGATAATCCTAAACGACTGTACGGGCTATAA
- a CDS encoding SDR family oxidoreductase, with translation MDSMDLSGRVAIVTGGSQGIGRSIALTLAKAGADVVIIARLPESVSLGTERIHKPVDPVVDEIRSMDRRGLGIIADVRDPEQMHAMAKEVIHEMGQIDILVNNAGATWGETFRMGPLLEMTSGDLDECLNLNLKSFFHASSAVAPYMLSQGKGTILNMASASGQGASPGNGLYGAAKAGVISFTLTMAQEWAPKIRVNAIAPGTIAHADRAAVHPYAPPGSRGPNNIPLGRTGDADDISGAALYLVSDAASYTTGAVIDINGGRQ, from the coding sequence ATGGACTCTATGGATCTATCCGGCCGCGTAGCAATTGTTACAGGTGGAAGCCAAGGTATTGGCCGTTCAATTGCACTTACATTGGCTAAAGCAGGAGCAGATGTTGTAATCATTGCAAGGCTTCCAGAATCGGTGAGCCTTGGAACTGAAAGAATACATAAACCCGTAGATCCCGTTGTTGATGAGATTCGGAGTATGGACCGACGTGGACTGGGCATTATTGCCGATGTCAGGGATCCTGAGCAAATGCATGCTATGGCGAAAGAGGTTATTCATGAAATGGGTCAGATCGATATTTTAGTTAATAACGCGGGTGCGACTTGGGGGGAAACTTTTCGTATGGGCCCCTTACTAGAAATGACTTCAGGAGATTTGGACGAATGCCTGAACCTTAATTTAAAGAGCTTTTTCCACGCCAGTTCCGCAGTTGCTCCTTACATGCTCAGTCAGGGTAAAGGAACTATTCTTAACATGGCTTCTGCTTCAGGGCAGGGCGCTAGCCCAGGGAATGGGCTGTATGGTGCTGCAAAAGCAGGTGTAATCAGCTTTACGTTAACTATGGCTCAGGAATGGGCGCCCAAGATTAGAGTGAACGCTATTGCGCCAGGTACTATTGCACATGCCGACCGTGCGGCTGTACATCCGTACGCACCTCCGGGTAGCCGAGGACCTAACAACATCCCCTTAGGTCGGACTGGAGACGCAGATGATATTTCGGGCGCTGCATTATATTTAGTGTCTGATGCAGCGTCATATACTACTGGAGCAGTTATTGATATAAATGGCGGTCGTCAATAG
- a CDS encoding Rieske 2Fe-2S domain-containing protein, with amino-acid sequence MVSIIHSRGDRSLRDLVNLDEGLIAREIYVNEAIYQQELEQIFARAWLFIGHESQIPNPGDFVISRMGEEEIIVVRDRKNQIHAFLNTCRHRGMKVCRYDEGNTLVFTCPFHGWSYDTDGRLVGVPYYKAAYHDELDKSQWGLHEVAQLSNYYGSLWATWDKKAPSFEDYLGVYAPTVRWCFESSGGEDNGVELFTPATKWHIPTNWKFPGFSFDGDSAHGAMTHRSVNVAAIGPQGELDGGGRGGIQAPFPKEPFEMMLPELGHGGHNHMYELPGTPEYANTWQTEPPEVDEYYKAQREKKQAKYKGTYLHAGNGGTALVWPNVNIQPHRILIWHPHGVGVTESWRQYPVDRDAPQVVKDAQRRYMMRYGGPTGLTESDDMENWNYAFPASLGTIAQRLPYNFQMGLGHAHTDERMEGMTFNYRIAEENQRARLRRWIEFMEAPSWDEIFPVNPKKNTERK; translated from the coding sequence ATGGTTTCAATAATACATTCTCGTGGCGATAGATCATTGCGTGATTTAGTAAATCTAGATGAAGGGTTAATCGCAAGAGAAATTTACGTAAATGAAGCAATATATCAGCAGGAATTAGAGCAAATATTTGCCCGTGCCTGGCTGTTCATTGGACATGAAAGCCAAATTCCTAATCCAGGAGATTTTGTCATATCCCGCATGGGTGAGGAAGAGATAATAGTTGTAAGGGATCGCAAAAATCAGATACACGCATTTCTTAATACTTGCAGGCATCGGGGAATGAAAGTTTGTCGATATGACGAAGGAAATACTCTTGTATTCACATGCCCTTTCCATGGATGGAGCTATGATACTGATGGGCGATTAGTTGGTGTTCCGTACTACAAAGCGGCATATCATGATGAGTTAGATAAATCGCAATGGGGACTGCATGAAGTTGCACAATTATCAAACTATTATGGGTCTCTTTGGGCAACATGGGACAAAAAAGCACCGTCTTTTGAAGATTATTTAGGAGTTTATGCTCCAACCGTACGTTGGTGTTTCGAAAGTAGTGGTGGTGAAGATAATGGTGTCGAACTATTCACACCTGCAACTAAATGGCATATCCCTACCAATTGGAAATTCCCTGGGTTCAGTTTCGACGGAGACAGCGCACATGGAGCAATGACGCATCGCTCAGTCAACGTTGCAGCTATCGGTCCTCAAGGTGAGCTAGATGGAGGAGGAAGAGGCGGAATTCAAGCGCCTTTTCCTAAAGAGCCATTTGAAATGATGCTCCCCGAACTCGGCCATGGTGGACATAACCACATGTACGAACTGCCTGGTACTCCTGAGTACGCGAACACCTGGCAAACTGAACCTCCAGAAGTTGATGAATATTACAAGGCTCAGCGAGAGAAAAAGCAGGCAAAATACAAAGGCACTTACCTACACGCAGGAAATGGCGGAACTGCGCTGGTCTGGCCAAATGTGAATATACAGCCTCATCGAATTTTAATCTGGCATCCTCATGGGGTCGGAGTTACTGAAAGCTGGCGACAGTACCCGGTTGATAGGGATGCCCCCCAAGTTGTAAAAGACGCTCAGCGACGGTACATGATGAGGTATGGAGGTCCTACAGGCCTTACTGAATCTGACGACATGGAAAACTGGAATTATGCATTCCCCGCAAGTTTAGGGACTATTGCACAAAGACTTCCATATAATTTTCAAATGGGTTTGGGGCATGCACATACTGACGAGCGAATGGAAGGTATGACATTCAATTATCGTATCGCTGAAGAAAATCAAAGAGCTCGCCTAAGGCGCTGGATTGAATTCATGGAAGCGCCAAGCTGGGATGAGATATTCCCAGTAAATCCTAAAAAAAACACGGAACGAAAATAA
- a CDS encoding 3-phenylpropionate/cinnamic acid dioxygenase subunit beta — MSNYATDTSIERLLFEREIEKFLYYEAELLDDRRFNEWIELIADDIHYHMPVRRNVKFGEQHRENSDSKSEISWFDEGKRTLAGRVRQINTGLHWAEEPFSRVRHIISNIVVGELSENEVPVRSNFFVWTNRLQTEVNVFVGTRQDILRKDDQTGWKIAKRLILLDQNVLLSKAITTFF; from the coding sequence ATGAGTAATTATGCTACTGATACTTCAATTGAACGATTGCTATTTGAAAGAGAAATCGAAAAATTCCTTTACTATGAAGCTGAGCTCTTAGATGATCGAAGATTTAATGAATGGATTGAACTAATAGCAGACGATATCCACTACCACATGCCCGTTCGTCGGAACGTCAAATTTGGAGAGCAGCATCGTGAAAATTCAGACTCGAAATCAGAGATTTCATGGTTTGATGAAGGTAAAAGAACATTGGCAGGTCGTGTGCGTCAAATTAATACTGGGTTGCATTGGGCAGAGGAACCTTTTTCAAGGGTCCGTCACATCATCAGTAACATCGTAGTAGGTGAGCTGTCTGAAAATGAAGTCCCAGTGAGAAGTAATTTCTTTGTTTGGACCAATCGTCTGCAAACAGAGGTCAATGTATTCGTCGGAACTAGGCAGGATATTTTAAGAAAAGACGATCAGACAGGATGGAAAATCGCGAAGCGTCTTATTCTCCTAGATCAGAATGTCCTTTTGTCAAAGGCCATCACAACTTTTTTCTAA
- a CDS encoding MFS transporter, translated as MNKKNTNNQPRFYYGWVIIIVTALGMFTQSTETFNVLSVFLAPMNAEFGWTRTQFAGAMSLGSLLGGAIALFVGPLIDRFGPRVALGIAFGLVGAAFVLMNWITTLWEFYALQTIARMMSNGVTGVALGIIIPKWFIEKRGRAVAFGSIGSQAGSTITPLYVQLLVNLYGWRVAAVVAGIVIWILSFFPAIIFMRRQPEDLGLLPDGVIPKVQEGNSVPAADLREPQISLGFHEAKRIPSYYLLIASICTTWLIRTGVTLHMIPFFMDHGFSSSLAVLVLACYASSGVLGAVIWGYAADRFGARRSLTLDTALIGVGAFALLGAANAIWLAFAWAVFWGVVLTGQMTLQKIIFADYFGRGRLGSISGVVTAFQTIAQALGPVVAAVAYDTFESYFFALVGFSLVSFLGSACVFFSRPPDRANG; from the coding sequence TTGAATAAAAAAAATACAAACAATCAGCCCCGGTTTTACTACGGCTGGGTGATTATCATTGTGACTGCTTTGGGTATGTTTACTCAGAGCACAGAGACATTCAATGTGTTGAGTGTTTTCCTTGCGCCAATGAATGCGGAATTTGGTTGGACACGAACTCAGTTTGCAGGGGCAATGTCTCTCGGTTCCTTACTTGGGGGAGCAATAGCTCTTTTCGTAGGTCCATTGATTGATAGATTTGGTCCAAGAGTTGCTCTTGGAATTGCATTTGGTTTAGTGGGCGCAGCGTTTGTCCTGATGAACTGGATCACAACGCTATGGGAATTTTATGCTCTACAGACCATCGCACGCATGATGTCGAATGGAGTAACGGGAGTAGCCTTAGGAATAATCATCCCCAAATGGTTCATTGAAAAAAGAGGGCGCGCAGTTGCGTTTGGGAGCATTGGTTCTCAAGCAGGATCCACCATTACCCCTCTTTATGTGCAGCTATTGGTAAACCTTTACGGCTGGCGCGTTGCCGCAGTGGTTGCAGGTATAGTCATATGGATCCTGTCATTTTTCCCAGCAATTATATTCATGAGAAGGCAGCCCGAGGATCTGGGATTGCTCCCTGATGGAGTAATTCCAAAGGTGCAAGAGGGTAATTCGGTGCCTGCAGCAGACCTCAGAGAACCTCAGATTTCCTTGGGTTTTCATGAGGCTAAGCGAATACCTTCTTATTATCTGCTTATTGCTTCTATTTGCACGACCTGGTTGATCAGGACGGGAGTCACATTGCATATGATCCCTTTCTTTATGGATCATGGCTTTTCATCATCATTAGCAGTGCTTGTACTTGCGTGCTATGCATCAAGTGGAGTTTTGGGCGCAGTAATCTGGGGCTATGCTGCGGATCGATTCGGTGCACGCCGTAGCCTTACATTGGATACAGCCTTAATAGGCGTGGGTGCTTTTGCTCTTTTGGGCGCAGCTAATGCGATTTGGCTTGCATTTGCTTGGGCAGTATTTTGGGGAGTCGTTCTAACTGGGCAAATGACATTACAGAAGATTATTTTTGCTGATTATTTTGGTCGCGGTAGATTAGGTAGTATAAGCGGAGTAGTTACTGCATTTCAGACAATTGCACAGGCTTTAGGACCTGTAGTTGCGGCTGTTGCTTATGACACTTTTGAAAGTTATTTTTTCGCGCTTGTTGGATTTTCCTTAGTTTCGTTTCTAGGTAGCGCTTGCGTATTTTTTTCCCGGCCACCAGACAGGGCTAATGGTTAA
- a CDS encoding TAXI family TRAP transporter solute-binding subunit: MTKSEPREIKFGTSWSTQFRFTQAIGRGLSEFMDIKASAHVLGPGGYSALSQGAVDVIFSKWVVNEHRFSGEGLYAGASPDEWLRTIAWLPQEDRFLFSMAPWTGITSFAQIAEKKPALHIAGSGGEAVLNEYGFSYADIEKWGGSVRRIEHTAAEAKKRFEANQLDGLWGDGSAYDFSAWPWVGSRGYKFLGIDETVMQRLESKGLRRQITPSGFVASIESNLLALDDSHIVVTCRADLDSEIAYYLAKAIDKKKRDIELTSIQLDYDNGEAGGLPVTTTKYWSSLTGPIEKQWNESFTGAPIHEGAQDYYKECGYIV, encoded by the coding sequence ATGACTAAATCTGAACCGAGAGAAATAAAATTTGGAACATCATGGTCCACTCAATTCCGCTTTACACAGGCCATTGGTAGGGGGTTGAGTGAATTTATGGATATAAAAGCTTCTGCACATGTTTTAGGACCAGGGGGTTACAGTGCGCTTTCGCAAGGTGCAGTAGATGTGATTTTTTCAAAATGGGTAGTGAATGAACATCGGTTTTCTGGAGAAGGGTTATACGCAGGCGCATCTCCGGATGAATGGTTACGCACAATCGCCTGGCTTCCTCAAGAGGATAGATTTCTGTTTTCCATGGCTCCCTGGACAGGAATAACATCATTTGCGCAGATTGCTGAAAAAAAGCCAGCATTACATATTGCTGGAAGCGGTGGCGAAGCTGTGCTAAATGAATATGGCTTTTCCTATGCAGACATTGAAAAGTGGGGCGGCTCGGTGCGCCGGATTGAACATACAGCAGCAGAAGCAAAAAAACGCTTTGAAGCAAATCAATTGGATGGGCTCTGGGGTGATGGAAGCGCTTACGATTTTTCAGCATGGCCATGGGTGGGTTCACGCGGATACAAGTTTCTGGGAATAGATGAAACCGTAATGCAGCGTCTGGAGTCAAAAGGATTAAGGCGTCAAATTACTCCTTCTGGATTCGTGGCAAGCATTGAAAGTAATTTACTTGCGCTTGACGACTCCCACATTGTCGTCACATGCCGTGCAGATTTGGATTCTGAAATCGCATATTACTTGGCAAAAGCAATAGATAAAAAAAAGCGCGATATTGAGCTTACGTCAATTCAGCTGGACTACGACAACGGTGAAGCTGGCGGATTACCAGTGACGACGACCAAATACTGGTCCTCTTTGACCGGGCCTATTGAGAAACAATGGAACGAATCTTTTACTGGCGCTCCGATCCATGAGGGTGCGCAAGATTATTATAAGGAATGCGGGTATATCGTTTAG